A window of the bacterium genome harbors these coding sequences:
- a CDS encoding DUF1697 domain-containing protein, giving the protein MSRTARYAAFLRGVMPTNARMADLRRAFEAAGFADVQTVLGSGNILFTAPAATETSLERRAEAAMTRHLGRRFLTIVRPVDELRRMLAADPYRAFRLPPNAKRIVTFLRGRPRRRLPLPMKIAGARILAAAGGNVFIAYVRHPKGPVFMTSIEQVFGKDQTTRTWETISRVARDT; this is encoded by the coding sequence ATGAGCCGGACCGCCCGGTACGCCGCCTTTCTCCGGGGGGTCATGCCGACGAACGCGCGCATGGCCGACCTCCGGCGCGCGTTCGAGGCGGCGGGCTTCGCGGACGTTCAGACGGTCCTCGGGAGCGGCAACATTCTCTTCACCGCACCCGCGGCGACCGAAACGTCGCTCGAGCGCCGGGCGGAGGCGGCGATGACCCGGCATCTCGGGCGCCGCTTCCTCACGATCGTGCGGCCCGTCGACGAACTTCGCAGGATGCTCGCCGCCGATCCGTACCGGGCGTTCCGCCTGCCCCCCAACGCGAAGCGCATCGTCACGTTCCTCCGGGGCCGGCCACGCCGGCGTCTGCCGCTCCCGATGAAGATCGCCGGCGCCCGCATCCTCGCCGCCGCCGGCGGGAACGTCTTCATCGCGTACGTCCGGCACCCGAAGGGGCCGGTCTTCATGACGTCGATCGAGCAAGTCTTCGGTAAGGACCAGACCACACGAACCTGGGAGACGATCTCGAGAGTTGCACGCGATACTTGA